A single genomic interval of Aedes aegypti strain LVP_AGWG chromosome 1, AaegL5.0 Primary Assembly, whole genome shotgun sequence harbors:
- the LOC5572420 gene encoding larval cuticle protein A2B gives MAFKFLSFFALVAVASAGVVPVGYSAPLTYAAPVATKVLAAPVVHKTVVADEYDPNPQYSFSYGISDALTGDQKEQHESRNGDAVQGSYSLVDADGFKRTVEYTADPIHGFNAVVHREPLAVKTVTPVHKVVAAAPVAYAAPVHKVVAAAPLAYAAPVTKYVAQPTVYAAPALTKTVVAHQPAFGAYAYHH, from the exons ATGGCATTCAAG TTCTTGTCCTTCTTCGCCCTGGTGGCCGTTGCCAGTGCCGGAGTTGTTCCAGTTGGCTACTCGGCTCCTCTGACTTATGCCGCTCCAGTTGCCACCAAGGTGCTGGCTGCTCCAGTTGTACACAAGACCGTTGTCGCCGATGAGTACGACCCCAACCCACAGTACTCCTTCAGCTACGGAATCTCCGATGCCCTGACCGGTGACCAGAAGGAACAGCACGAATCCCGCAACGGAGATGCCGTCCAGGGATCTTACTCGCTGGTTGATGCCGATGGTTTCAAGCGCACCGTTGAGTACACCGCCGACCCAATCCACGGATTCAACGCTGTCGTTCACCGTGAACCTCTGGCCGTCAAGACCGTCACTCCAGTCCACAAGGTCGTTGCCGCTGCCCCAGTTGCCTACGCTGCTCCAGTCCACAAGGTCGTTGCTGCTGCTCCACTTGCCTACGCCGCCCCTGTCACCAAGTACGTCGCTCAGCCAACTGTCTACGCCGCCCCAGCTCTGACCAAGACTGTCGTTGCTCACCAGCCAGCCTTCGGAGCTTATGCCTACCATCACTAA